In Brassica rapa cultivar Chiifu-401-42 chromosome A06, CAAS_Brap_v3.01, whole genome shotgun sequence, a single window of DNA contains:
- the LOC103873154 gene encoding KDEL-tailed cysteine endopeptidase CEP3, which yields MKVVLIFLSVLFLLQASQGFDFHENELQTKESLSKLYERWRNHHSVSRASHESIKRFNVFRHNVLHVHKTNKKNKPYKLKINRFADMTHHEFRNSYAGSNVKHHRMLRGPKRGSGRFMYENVTAVPSSVDWREKGAVTDVKSQQDCGSCWAFSTVAAVEGINKIRTNKLVSLSEQELVDCDNEENEGCSGGLMEPAFDFINNNGGIKTEETYPYISNDVDLCRAKYIEGETVTIDGHEHVPENDEEALLKAAAHQPVSVAIDAGSSDFQLYSEGVFTGECGTQLNHGVAIVGYGETESGTKYWIVRNSWGPEWGEGGYVRIERGISENEGRCGIAMEASYPTKLSSSSSGETNTIHEPIASDAVKDEL from the exons atgaaagttgtcttgatctttctctctgttctcttcctcctccaagCATCCCAAGGATTTGATTTCCACGAAAATGAACTACAGACCAAGGAGAGCTTATCGAAGCTCTATGAAAGGTGGAGAAACCACCACTCTGTATCAAGAGCCTCCCACGAGTCAATAAAACGGTTCAACGTTTTTAGACACAATGTGCTTCATGTCCACAAGacaaacaagaaaaacaaaccTTACAAACTCAAGATCAATAGATTCGCCGACATGACACACCATGAGTTCAGAAACTCCTACGCTGGTTCTAATGTTAAGCATCACCGGATGCTCCGTGGACCTAAGCGCGGATCTGGTAGATTCATGTATGAGAATGTAACCGCTGTTCCAAGTTCTGTTGATTGGAGAGAAAAGGGAGCTGTCACTGATGTCAAGAGTCAACAAGATTGTG GAAGTTGCTGGGCATTTTCTACGGTTGCAGCAGTAGAAGGAATAAACAAGATCAGAACAAACAAACTAGTTTCATTATCCGAGCAAGAGCTTGTTGATTGTGACAATGAAGAGAATGAAGGCTGTTCAGGAGGTCTTATGGAACCTGCGTTTGATTTTATCAATAACAATGGTGGTATCAAAACTGAAGAGACTTATCCTTACATTTCTAACGACGTTGATCTCTGCAGAGCTAAATATATTGAAGGAGAAACCGTAACGATTGACGGACACGAGCACGTCCCTGAGAATGACGAGGAGGCACTTCTCAAAGCTGCTGCTCATCAGCCTGTCTCTGTAGCCATTGATGCTGGGAGCTCAGATTTCCAGCTTTATTCTGAg GGTGTGTTCACTGGAGAATGTGGGACTCAGTTAAACCATGGAGTGGCGATTGTCGGGTACGGAGAGACAGAAAGCGGAACAAAATATTGGATAGTGAGAAACTCATGGGGTCCTGAATGGGGAGAAGGAGGCTATGTTAGGATTGAAAGAGGAATATCTGAGAACGAAGGACGTTGCGGTATAGCAATGGAGGCTTCTTATCCCACCAAGCTCTCTTCTAGTTCCTCTGGAGAAACTAATACTATTCATGAGCCAATAGCTTCTGATGCTGTTAAAGACGAACTCTAG
- the LOC103873153 gene encoding BTB/POZ and TAZ domain-containing protein 2 isoform X2, translating to MQASASPVLMNIMKKTVKRYQRYGAKRAIKILGVPCDAVSVFIRFLYSSSLTEDELEKYGIHLLALSHVYMVANLKQRCSRGVVDGLTAENVVDVLQLARLCDAPDVCLKSMRLIQSQFKTVEQTEGWKFLQEHDPVLELDILQFIDDSESRKKRRRRHKKEQNLYMQLNEAMECIEHICTQGCTLVGPTNIVGVNKSTTVPFGGKSKPCEAVSTCYGLQLSIRHFAVCKKRSNENGCLRCKRMLQLLRLHSSICDQPESCRVPLCRQFKKRVEQDKRMGEDTKWKLLVRRVVSAKAMSSLCQSSKKNKYDGEAEGLVRNRTGMRWGL from the exons ATGCAGGCTTCGGCTTCACCAGTACTAATGAACATCATGAAGAAAACGGTGAAACGTTACCAACGCTATGGAGCTAAGAGAGCCATCAAGATTCTTGGCGTTCCATGCGATGCCGTTTCAGTCTTCATCAGATTCCTATACTCTTCTAG TTTGACGGAGGATGAGTTGGAGAAATATGGGATCCATCTTTTAGCGTTGTCTCACGTGTACATGGTGGCGAATCTGAAGCAACGCTGCTCAAGAGGCGTCGTTGATGGTTTAACTGCGGAGAACGTTGTCGACGTTCTCCAGCTAGCTCGGCTCTGTGATGCTCCAGATGTTTGTCTTAAATCTATGCGTCTTATACAGTCGCAGTTTAAGACTGTTGAACAGACCGAAGGATGGAAGTTTCTCCAGGAACACGATCCTGTTCTTGAGCTCGATATCCTCCAGTTCATCGACGATTCCGAATCG AGGAAGAAAAGAAGACGTAGGCATAAAAAGGAGCAGAATCTGTACATGCAACTAAACGAGGCAATGGAGTGTATAGAGCATATATGCACCCAAGGTTGTACATTGGTCGGTCCAACAAACATTGTAGGCGTTAACAAGTCAACGACTGTTCCGTTTGGGGGGAAGTCAAAGCCTTGTGAGGCGGTTTCCACGTGTTACGGCCTCCAGCTTTCGATACGTCATTTTGCGGTATGCAAGAAAAGGAGTAACGAGAATGGTTGTCTTCGTTGCAAGCGGATGCTTCAACTCCTAAGACTCCATTCTTCTATATGTGATCAGCCAGAATCTTGTCGCGTCCCTCTTTGCAG GCAATTTaagaaaagggtagaacaagaCAAAAGGATGGGTGAAGACACCAAGTGGAAGCTTTTGGTGAGGAGGGTGGTGTCTGCAAAAGCTATGTCTTCATTATGTCAGTCGTCAAAGAAGAACAAATATGATGGAGAAGCAGAAGGATTAGTCAGGAACAGAACAGGAATGAGGTGGGGTTTgtag
- the LOC103873153 gene encoding BTB/POZ and TAZ domain-containing protein 2 isoform X1, with translation MEPVLVAMAVTATSEDDGFSLITDKVSYNLTASDVTIVTSGNRRIPAHSGILASASPVLMNIMKKTVKRYQRYGAKRAIKILGVPCDAVSVFIRFLYSSSLTEDELEKYGIHLLALSHVYMVANLKQRCSRGVVDGLTAENVVDVLQLARLCDAPDVCLKSMRLIQSQFKTVEQTEGWKFLQEHDPVLELDILQFIDDSESRKKRRRRHKKEQNLYMQLNEAMECIEHICTQGCTLVGPTNIVGVNKSTTVPFGGKSKPCEAVSTCYGLQLSIRHFAVCKKRSNENGCLRCKRMLQLLRLHSSICDQPESCRVPLCRQFKKRVEQDKRMGEDTKWKLLVRRVVSAKAMSSLCQSSKKNKYDGEAEGLVRNRTGMRWGL, from the exons ATGGAACCTGTCCTTGTAGCGATGGCCGTAACCGCCACGTCAGAAGACGACGGATTTTCGTTAATCACCGATAAAGTTTCATATAATCTAACGGCGTCAGACGTTACTATCGTTACCTCAGGCAACCGTCGGATTCCGGCTCATTCCGGTATTCTG GCTTCGGCTTCACCAGTACTAATGAACATCATGAAGAAAACGGTGAAACGTTACCAACGCTATGGAGCTAAGAGAGCCATCAAGATTCTTGGCGTTCCATGCGATGCCGTTTCAGTCTTCATCAGATTCCTATACTCTTCTAG TTTGACGGAGGATGAGTTGGAGAAATATGGGATCCATCTTTTAGCGTTGTCTCACGTGTACATGGTGGCGAATCTGAAGCAACGCTGCTCAAGAGGCGTCGTTGATGGTTTAACTGCGGAGAACGTTGTCGACGTTCTCCAGCTAGCTCGGCTCTGTGATGCTCCAGATGTTTGTCTTAAATCTATGCGTCTTATACAGTCGCAGTTTAAGACTGTTGAACAGACCGAAGGATGGAAGTTTCTCCAGGAACACGATCCTGTTCTTGAGCTCGATATCCTCCAGTTCATCGACGATTCCGAATCG AGGAAGAAAAGAAGACGTAGGCATAAAAAGGAGCAGAATCTGTACATGCAACTAAACGAGGCAATGGAGTGTATAGAGCATATATGCACCCAAGGTTGTACATTGGTCGGTCCAACAAACATTGTAGGCGTTAACAAGTCAACGACTGTTCCGTTTGGGGGGAAGTCAAAGCCTTGTGAGGCGGTTTCCACGTGTTACGGCCTCCAGCTTTCGATACGTCATTTTGCGGTATGCAAGAAAAGGAGTAACGAGAATGGTTGTCTTCGTTGCAAGCGGATGCTTCAACTCCTAAGACTCCATTCTTCTATATGTGATCAGCCAGAATCTTGTCGCGTCCCTCTTTGCAG GCAATTTaagaaaagggtagaacaagaCAAAAGGATGGGTGAAGACACCAAGTGGAAGCTTTTGGTGAGGAGGGTGGTGTCTGCAAAAGCTATGTCTTCATTATGTCAGTCGTCAAAGAAGAACAAATATGATGGAGAAGCAGAAGGATTAGTCAGGAACAGAACAGGAATGAGGTGGGGTTTgtag